One region of Quercus lobata isolate SW786 chromosome 2, ValleyOak3.0 Primary Assembly, whole genome shotgun sequence genomic DNA includes:
- the LOC115973578 gene encoding protein DETOXIFICATION 27-like has product MGVRGEQQQHLLTSTSEQNQEEELNASSLLRQTWLESKKLWAIAGPSIFSRLAMFSMTVITQSFSGHLSDLDLAAISIASTVIIAITFGCLLGMASALETLCGQAYGARQYHMLGIYLQRSWIVLFSCSILLLPLFLFATPILKLMGQTDAVAEQSGVVAMWLIPMHLSFPFQFTLQRFLQSQVKTWVLAYISGGALALHVFVSWFFVYKLRVGIVGAALTLDFSWWVTVLGLFVYVVCGGCADSWTGFSGQAFVGLWEFFKLSVASGVMVLLENFYYRVLIIVSGYLHNTEVAVDALSICITIFGWESMIPLGFLAAAGVRVANELGAGNAKGAKFATTISVLSSLMVGLLFWSIIIAFPENLAMIFTSSTSVIEMVNDLAVLLAFTILFNCIQPVLSGVAIGSGWQAKVAFINIGSYYLVGVPLGVLLGWSLHFGITGIWTGMISGTVVQTFILAIITLRCEWEKEAQKAQILITKEAASRH; this is encoded by the exons ATGGGTGTGAGAggagaacaacaacaacatctGTTAACATCAACCTCAGAACAAAACCAAGAAGAAGAATTAAATGCAAGTAGTTTGCTTAGACAAACATGGTTAGAGTCGAAGAAATTGTGGGCAATTGCTGGACCCTCCATTTTCAGCAGGCTTGCCATGTTCTCTATGACTGTCATAACCCAGTCCTTCTCCGGCCACCTCAGTGACCTCGACCTCGCCGCCATTTCCATCGCCTCCACCGTCATCATCGCCATCACTTTCGGTTGCTTG TTGGGTATGGCGAGTGCACTTGAAACTCTATGTGGCCAAGCATATGGGGCCAGACAGTACCACATGTTAGGCATTTACTTGCAACGTTCTTGGATAGTTTTGTTCTCGTGTTCGATTTTATTACTTCCCTTGTTCTTGTTTGCAACGCCAATACTAAAGCTTATGGGCCAAACCGATGCGGTGGCGGAGCAGTCGGGTGTGGTGGCAATGTGGTTGATTCCGATGCACCTGAGTTTCCCATTTCAGTTCACGTTGCAGAGGTTCTTGCAGAGCCAAGTGAAGACTTGGGTTCTTGCTTATATCTCGGGGGGTGCTCTTGCACTCCATGTGTTTGTTAGTTGGTTTTTTGTGTATAAGTTAAGAGTGGGGATTGTTGGGGCTGCCCTTACGCTTGATTTCTCGTGGTGGGTGACTGTTTTGGGACTTTTTGTGTATGTTGTATGTGGTGGGTGTGCTGATTCGTGGACTGGTTTTTCGGGTCAAGCTTTCGTTGGGCTTTGGGAGTTTTTTAAGCTCTCTGTGGCTTCTGGGGTTATGGTCTT gtTGGAGAATTTTTATTACAGGGTATTGATTATAGTGTCAGGGTATTTGCACAATACTGAGGTTGCAGTTGATGCACTTTCGATCTG CATAACTATCTTTGGCTGGGAGTCGATGATTCCTCTTGGATTTCTGGCTGCTGCTGG GGTACGTGTAGCAAATGAGCTTGGTGCAGGCAATGCAAAAGGTGCAAAATTTGCCACTACAATCTCAGTGTTGTCCTCCTTAATGGTTGGACTCCTATTTTGGTCAATAATCATCGCCTTCCCTGAGAATCTTGCAATGATCTTTACCTCCAGCACTTCTGTTATTGAAATGGTCAATGATTTAGCAGTCTTGTTGGCGTTCACTATTCTTTTCAATTGCATTCAACCTGTTCTTTCGG GTGTGGCTATTGGATCTGGTTGGCAAGCTAAAGTGGCTTTTATAAACATAGGTAGCTACTACTTAGTTGGGGTCCCTCTCGGGGTTCTCTTGGGTTGGTCGCTTCATTTTGGAATTACG GGTATCTGGACTGGAATGATTAGTGGAACTGTGGTTCAGACATTTATATTAGCTATAATCACACTGAGATGCGAATGGGAAAAAGAG GCACAAAAAGCTCAGATACTTATAACAAAGGAGGCAGCTTCCAGACACTAA